Proteins encoded together in one Miscanthus floridulus cultivar M001 chromosome 16, ASM1932011v1, whole genome shotgun sequence window:
- the LOC136512458 gene encoding exosome complex component RRP41 homolog, producing MEYVNPLTGFRVDGRRPNEMRQLKGEVGVVARADGSALFEMGNTRVIAAVYGPREVQNKGQQLNSNDALVRCEYRMAEFSTGDRRRKPKGDRRSTEISLVIRQTMEASILTHLMPRSQIDIYVQVLQADGGTRSACINAATLALADAGIPMRDIVTSCSAGYLCSTPLLDLNYLEDSAGGSDVTVGILAKMDKVTLLQMDAKLPMDTFENVTGLAIEGCKAIASYIREVLLENTKKLECQRG from the exons ATGGAGTACGTGAACCCTCTCACCGGCTTCCGCGTCGACGGCCGCCGCCCCAACGAG ATGCGGCAACTCAAGGGCGAGGTCGGCGTCGTTGCGCGCGCGGACGG GTCGGCGCTGTTCGAGATGGGCAACACCAGAGTCATCGCCGCAGTCTACGGCCCTCGAGAG GTTCAGAACAAAGGTCAGCAATTAAACAGCAACGATGCTTTG GTTCGTTGTGAGTATAGGATGGCAGAATTTAGTACAGGAGATCGGAGGAGAAAACCGAAGGGTGACAG GCGATCAACAGAAATTTCTCTTGTTATTCGACAGACAATGGAGGCAAGCATATTAACACATTTAATGCCACGCTCACAG ATTGATATATATGTCCAAGTTCTTCAAGCTGATGGCG GAACAAGGTCAGCTTGCATCAATGCTGCAACACTAGCTCTTGCAGATGCTGGGATTCCAATGCGAGACATTGTCACATCTTGTAGTGCTGGATATCTGTGTTCTACTCCTTTGCTTG ACCTGAATTACCTCGAAGACAGTGCTGGGGGTTCCGATGTCACCGTTGGCATTCTTGCAAAGATGGACAAAGTGACTTTGCTTCAG ATGGATGCAAAATTACCGATGGATACATTTGAAAATGTAACGGGGCTTGCAATAGAAGGGTGCAAAGCAATTGCAAGTTACATCCGAGAG GTGCTATTGGAGAACACAAAGAAGCTTGAGTGTCAGCGTGGTTAA